The genomic region CACACCAACAACATCAGCATAGGCGTAGACGCCGAAAAGCACGGCAACGACCTGCGTGTCATCTACGACCTGCACGCAGCCGAGCTAGGCAAGCTGGGAATTGAACGGCCGTAGAGAGGTTAATCACTACACTAGCCTCAGCAGCAAGACCCGTGGACAATATGCTCACCGAAACTGACCTCCAGCACCTGCACCATTGCTTGGCGCTGGCTACCGAAGCACTACAAGCTGGCGATGAGCCGTTTGGCTCTATTCTGGTCAGTGCCGAAGGTGAGGTGCTAGCGCAGGCACGCAACCGCGTCAATGAGCTTACTGGTCTTGCGCATCCCGAAATTGAGCTAGCGCACTGGGCCGCAGTACACCTGGCGCCCACCGAGCGCGCCACCACCACCATGTACACCAGCGGCGAGCATTGCCCCATGTGCGCTGCTGCCCACGGGTGGGTAGGGCTAGGGAAAATCGTGTATCTCAGTTCCGCTCAGCAGCTCAGTGAATGGCTAGCGGAAATAAATGCACCCGCCGCACCCATTGAGTTCATGCCGGTACAGCAACTTATCAAATCCGTCAGCGTAGCCGGCCCGGCCGATGGTGAACTGCTCCAGGCAGTGAAAGACCTGCAAGTGACCTACCACTCCGCTCGGCCAAAAGTAGGGTAGGGCGCTGGGCTACCCAACACGCAAAAGGCGGCGCCGGACTATGCCGGCGCCGCCTTTTGCGTAATAATAAAGAGCTTACGCTTTCTGCTTCATTTTGCGCTCTTTTGCCTTTTTCATCTTCCCTTCCTTCGCGGGTTTGCCTTCGGCTTCGGGCTTGCCTACTAGGGTCATTTCCTGAATGAGGCGCG from Hymenobacter aerilatus harbors:
- a CDS encoding nucleoside deaminase → MLTETDLQHLHHCLALATEALQAGDEPFGSILVSAEGEVLAQARNRVNELTGLAHPEIELAHWAAVHLAPTERATTTMYTSGEHCPMCAAAHGWVGLGKIVYLSSAQQLSEWLAEINAPAAPIEFMPVQQLIKSVSVAGPADGELLQAVKDLQVTYHSARPKVG